AGTTTAGATTTATAGGCTAAAAACTAATTCACAGTGGCTGGTATTGAACTATCCTATATATTGTTGCTTGCATACTAACTAATCTAATGTTTAGTTTCATCTACAAAGAAAAACCTCTCTAGTTGAGGGCTTTCCCTTCTTTAATcctcgaaaaaagaaaaaaaggagtagGAGAAAAACATCAagtaattcataaaattttatttcttctaaATATCATGTGGGAAAATTCTTCAAGCAAAATAATATGGAATACTAACTATAACcataaaatagaaaaagaagtcAATGTACACTTCGGAGGTTTGATATGCTTTTGTTTCTTTCAACCATAATATCATCATAAATTACTAGGCTATAAATATGATTTGCTGGTTACTTGGCCATATATATCAGAAGTATTTgaacaatttttttcaaatttcaaattttaatgtaTTTTATGTTTCATAATATCAAGAGATTACTAAACAAGCTTTAGCTAGAGGATTTCTAACTGTGGTTGTTAGATTAGCATCATTTCCATAGATCCAACCATCCAACGTTCATTTCAAGAAGTCTATCTGTTATGTATTTATGTTTAATTTTCTTGGTACCATAAGCAACAGTTTCTAGTAGGATTTAGGGGTGTGAAGGGGATGAGTTGAGTCAAAATGTGTCATTCATGTTTCTCAATTAAAATGAGGGTCTTTTTTGCTTTCCTCGTTACATTGTATTAAGGCTCAAAAGCTTGCTATTTGATCTTAGCAAGACTTTATTGTCTTCattgaagatgaagaagataaaagaCAATAATGGTGAGGAAAAGATCCACTTTCAAAATTGAGCAGTCTCACTATGATAGCCATTCTGCATCCCAACCTTCGATTTCTCCAATATCCAAGCTGCAAAGTGAAAAGGAAGTAGATCCAAAATAGAAACAAAATTAGTTCCAATATGAAGACTATAATAAAACATATCAGAATCCTTTtctatttgaaaagttttatgagtCAAACTAAGCCCATAGTCAGTTTGGGCAGGCCATAGCAAACCAGATTAAATGTTGTAACTACTAGTTTGTGTTTAATTCTAGACAAGTAGTTAGGTTAAAGACATTTCTGAAATCTGATTATAGAAATGATTGAGTTGATTGTAACATAGAAGATATCCGCATCTTCATAGATGACTATAAGATTTAGGTACTCGATCTGTTAGATTCCAAAACTTTAAAATGAATCAAATAAATGAAATGCAAACGCATTAAGGTCCAAAATGTCCAGTATATAGTGCCGCATTAGATCCACATGGAGCATAGAGCTTTTCTTACCATGGCAATGTAATATCCTTTAAGTAGTCCTCTGCGTGGTAGTAGTCATCCATCTGTTGTTGCAAGAGATAGTTGTCCTTGCCATCTCCCATAGAGCCATCATTCAACCAAGATGGTATGTCCAAAACCTCATCGAACACATGAAAACCATCTTCATCTACTCCTGTCATCTTCTTATTGGGGCCTTCTTCCATGTTCTTAAGGAATTTACTCCACCATGCTGATGTGACCAAGTTCATCGTGTCATTCCACTCCATATCATATTGTTCTCCAATCGAACGGATCTCTGCAATCTCTTTATCATCCATCATCGGATGCAATATCGAAGAAAGAGGATTTGATACAACCTCGGAAACATATGGGGACGTATTTGAGACAGATGGTGATTTAAGACCCAGCACAGTAGGAGGGGAAGAGTAAGAATAAGAATGAGAAGATGATGGTGGTGGTGATGATGATAATTGGACTGGCAGATTTTTGTTATGGTTGCTGTAAAACGAAGTGTCAATATCACTAAAACCTTGAATATTGAGATTTAGGCCCAAGGGTTGGTTGGGGAGAGGAAGGTTGAGATTATCAATGGATAGCTGTGGAATTGATGGATAAGGCCAAGCAAGAGGAGATGGGTAAGCAAAGGGTGAGAAAGACGGGCTAGGTAGATAGTCACGAAACGTGTAATTAGGTGGATAGGTTCTAGCATTTTCCTTGGAATCAATCAACTCTTGATGAGGCTCCTTTAAGGTTGGTGGAGATGTTTGTAGAGCTGATGGCGGAGTAAGGAGTTGCTGCTGTTGTTGTTGCTGTTGTCGTTGccgttgctcatttgcttgtttcatAGATGCTCTATGAAATTTGAGTGCAGTCACAATCTCTCTTCTAGCTTCGGCCATATTAAGTAGTCTTTCTTGATAAGGTCTACTTGTGTGGAGTCTTCTTCTTACTTGTTTCTTAGGTGGCTGAGATTGTGATGGTGGCGACGGCGGCGATGGTGCTGGTTGATGCTGTTGGACTTCACCATGGCATTCACTATGTTTGGCAAGATCTTGAGAAAGCCCATCTCCATGCACTTTCTTTGGAGACTTTGGATTCATAGGATCTTTGGACTTGGAGGAGCTCAATTGCTTGACAAGACTACGTATGTAGGCACCTGAGAGATGAGGCTCATCTTTTAGCTTAGGCCTCTCCATCTCCATATTCttgttgttcttgaaggagtggcTTCTCATGTAtatgctctccctctctctctctctctacccttctctctctccttaaaAGGAGTAAGGAAGGTATGTGGAGGGAAAATGGGATGGGAGAATTATTGGGGGTGTGAGGGGCGCTTTTCTTGACTTTGGATGCCAAGTACGCGAGCAGACTTTGTTGCCTGACGGGAGCCTCAAGGGTTGCTATAAATAGTACAAGACATTCTGGGATATCTTATCCTATTCTGCCTCTGGCAATCTAACCATCATGCGATTGCTGATATTTTTCGAATTCGAGTGAGGGTAATCATAGACCTATTATTTGGAGAATCTACAAGAtgctttttttgaaaaaaaaaaaaaagcttgggaCCCCAACCGCCTCGCACCCAAAAAGAAGGCTCCATTGCGAGACCTAACTGGAGCTTGCCTGGCGCTTATTGATTCAACCAGTCATGCCTATCATGACAAAACCTGGCAAATTGCACAAATTATATACCAAGGGGTGGCGTGCATGATGGTGCCCTATAACACCAAATATTCGTATTAGTTTTCGTATATATTTTGGTGAATATAAATTTTGTTATAGTCGGCCAACTAAAACGTATGTAGAAATTATTTTACTATCACTGAAATTAGATTATCAAATGAAGATAAATTCAAACCAAACCAACCCCCAGTAGAAGATAAAATCAAACCTAAGGCGGCATGCATGCCATTCTTTTTGATAGAACTGTTCCCACTGATCAGAGAAAGGAGAATCACCCTCTCTCTCTGAGATGCTATTTTCCTGATGCTAGAAAAATGGTCATAACCTTATCTATTGGTGCAAGTACTCTTGTTGGTCATATGTtactatttattatatttataagcaTTGTGGACTTTGTGGCAACCTTGAACGACCACAGCGCCTGCAGGCTATGATGGCATTAGATACCATTTTTTTATGCTCATTCTTATCTGTTGATGCTAGCTACTCATTCTGTTCATGCGTGTCAACTGACCCAATTGGGATCAAATGGTGGACCAGAAACTTGGGTTGGGCCCACCACGGAATTTGACAACCGTGACACACCCAAACATTACCCAGCATTGTTAGCCATCAGTCTGGCATGCTATTTCCACCGTTTACTTGGGCATTCAAGGCAGAGTGCAGAATATTTGAGCCCCCACCCAGTGGGCTTGGTCTCCTATGGAGGTGGTGGCCTGGGACCACCCATCCAATGATCAACGGCTAGCACCCCATCGACATGACACGTGGCAGCATATAAGAGGGCGAGGTGAAGGCGCAAGTTTGGCAGCTTCAGGCCGACAGAGGCCTACCCGGCCCAATCTGCACCTTCCATCCAAGTAGGCCATGCCAAGGGCCCAGCAGGGGCATTTAGGACACAAGACTGGCCCTATGTTTACTTCTCTCATTTATTGGGTGCATGCTTGGTGCAAGGAGCCATGGGCATAGACCCTAGGCCTCTCAGAAGGTCAGGCCTCACCTCCTCTATAGACTATAGTCCAAAGGTGTCTGGTCCCCCAGCTATGTAGGAGGGGGGGTGGACCATTTCATCAAAGCAAAATTTACTAACCCAACCACCACATACTAATGAGACTGGCCTTGGTGTAATTCTTATCTTCTAGAGGATTCTAGATAGCCTAGGGCAGTATCAAGTTGTGTTCAAACAAGGGCATGCATGATGATGCCACTTGGGTATGGTGATGAGGGATACCATCTCGGAGGTCCTCCATTCTATTATTAAAAGTATAAGAATAACTTTGCAAATGATGAGTATCGTTCCTCATCATTCCTCATCCAaataaattatcatttaaaatcaaaattttcatgatAAAACATTGGTAAAATCAGttatttttctttgaaaaatCTTGCCACAGCCATTTAGCAGCCATTATTATATTCTGCAAGACAATTTCAGTTAATAGCCAAACTAGATAATGgttgttattttattttattttaaatttttctttctcaagaGATTGTTGATTTTAGTGTAAACAGCTTAATGTCTTTCTTTTTTGGCAACAACGGCTTGTTGttttggggaaaaaaaaagagagagggtttATTGTGCCGAGATATCGATGTTATTGGAAATTAATAAACGAAGTAGTGGGGCCCACTAGATGGTTAAGTGCCAGGGCGGTGGCATTTTGGTTCAATCCATTCAGGAGGATAGGGTTGTACCTCCATCAATGAGTAAGTTCCGTTCCCAACTTGACCAAGTTTAGGATCTAGATACTGGGAGCAGAACAACCAATAAATTGACGTCAATATCTATAGCTggagaaatttaaaattaaaaaaaaaaaaaattcttcgataTATTATTGGCAACAATAACGCACAATAAAATTACTGGGCACAATGTTGTCTGGATAGCCACGGAACAGGATAAAACAAAGAAATGTTTTTTTTGGATGTTGCAATTTGAAAGGATCAGCTAACACGGGGAACATCCTAGGGTGCGCTTAGATTCGGAGAAATTATTTTCTATATTGTATGCATCATGCAACAAGGCATACAATTTGACTGCTCATTTCTATAAGCTCTATTTATTAAGCATATgtttagatgcatcatcataaaaATCGGTCCATTGGGCTTTGTCAAGTTCTATGAaagctttctttctctctctcttttttttttttttctctcttcagtaATCGTAAAATAGGTATATTATCAATGGCAAATGACATTTATAAATATTgagtttttttatattttctcctTATATCACTATCGTTATCCAGAAGATGCTACAATGTAGGGATGACAGTCGGATGGTTTCAGATATCCGATCCATCTGAAATCTTAATAGGATCCATTTAGTATATTTTATTGGATTTGGGATGGATTTGAAATTTACAACTAAAATTGAAATAGATttaggatgagtttgagatttttcttttgaatatccaTTATCCGAATCTAGTAATCTACAATAAGTGAGACAAACCCCTGGTCATCGTATATGCTTCTTTATCCGATCACTACTCCAAATCTCCCACCCAATTAAGACtgaaaaaagcaaaagaaatcgGGAGAGCAAATgaaagaaaaatctaaaaaaacCAATAAAAGatgtgaaaattaaaatataaaatattttttctcataaattattttttttttattatttttttctctttttatatcATTCTCTTGTTCGGAGATAAAGAGAGCACCCAAGGGATATCAGAGGGGTTTCTTAGGCTCCAATTGGGAATTTTTCTCATGCATATGAGATTTTGTACAAGTGGTGGCGTGCATTACTTTCTTGGGATTTTCAGAGAATAATCTTGATAGAAGCATAATACCACCTTTTTAATATGTCATGTGGATGCATGAATGAAGCCTTTCTCACGCTGTCAATCTGTGTCATGGTAGCTTGCACCAGCCGCCATAGACCCAAAGAGATAAGGACTCAATGGATAATTAGGCAGGTTTGGGTATCCGATGGGTATATCACTTTTAAATGGGATGGATTTGAGATTTTTGATTTGTAATTGGATTTAGGACAGATTTGGATAGTAATATTTTAAACGGGTTCGGATGTGGGTAGGATAAATTTTATAGATATCCCATCCGTTGCCACCCCTACCACAATGCACCACTATATGGCTCTTAACTGCTATCATCACtacatattttaatatattttataaaataaagtataAAATGTTGCAACTCTTTTTTCTGAACACAATAAACAGATGTaactatcaaatatccttttagCTTTGAAAATCTaaaacaagattttaaaaaaaaaaaaaaactgatttttttatttaaaaagaaaGACTGACGTGATTCAGAAAACCCATGGTTTTACACTTTACAACACAGAAGACTAACACAAAAGTAATTTTGTTTGGTTTAGTTTTTCATGAAGTATCGTTTGACAAGGTGAACTAAAAGTCAGTCCCCTCTCTATGGTACACTATGTTTGATTTAGAGACCAGGAGTGGCTCCGTAACAATCCGAGAGTTGTGTTCTCTTGTTCTTGGTCCAAGTTGACCCTCTGACAAATTCAAAAGAGACAATTATACaacatattttgaatcaagtaacAGCTATTCATTTTGTCAAACAAAAAACCAATGGTCATACCTAATCACATACTACCTTGAAAGGGAAAGAACAAAAGGTAACCTCATTGAAACTAATTTTTTCCCCTTATCTCTACCACCATTCAAAGTCTTCAAGCATACGTTTCTCCATCTCTCTTGCTCCATTGTGTCAGCGAATGTTCTTTCCTCTCCTTTCATTAGGACTAAAAATGGTTCGACCGATttagtttaaaataattttttaaaattgaatcgatattttgattttaaaaatttttaaaattaaatatttgactaaacacaatcaatttttttagttCGATTTTATATCAGTTCGATTTGTTTACGTAGCTTTCTCAAATATTtgaatgatttttcgatgtgaatGGTTGATTTGATAGAATTgatcaatttaatttttattttttaattttttattatgatcCATAATTAAGTCAAATTTGATCTAAGTTGGATTGAAAtaggatcaaatcaatattttagatttttaatttatataaagtACATAGTCCAACTTTGAATATACATGTAGCAtaagtgtatatataaatatatgaagtatgtaatatatatgtatatataaatatataaaatgatgatattttaatttcgattTGTCGGTTGAGTTCGATTTTAATAGATCACATAAATCAATAACCAaactaaaatattgatttttttattttattcaatcaaattaaattaattaaaccgTCAAACCATCATAATTCGATTTGGATCAAATTGGATGGTTTAGATGATTTAATCGGAATTTTTTGTACCCCTACCCTTCATAAGAAGTGCACATTGGATTGGATTGGTAAATAGCCCATGCAACCAGACTACACTGGATCAGGCTAAGATTTCTCCAGGAATTAATTCTTGGGACAATCCTAAATTGAGGCAGCTCTGGGTTTAGTTAGCCAGATAAGCTAGGTTGACATGCCGGGTTTGTAGTAAAAGCAAACTTGACCAGCCCAAATAAATATTTCCCTGGCTATCTAAATAAAAGTTCTTAGGAGTTTGACCTAGCCTCAATATGACCCATTGTGTTCCATAACAAATTCTGCAGTTTTGAGAAAGAACAAGAGAGGAAATAACTGCTCTGTGGTGCAGTATTGTCATGGCCCGGCCCATTGAGCCTTCAACCCAGCCcaatacacaaaaaaaaaaaaaacgaagagTAAACAaaggagaagactcccttcgggagtcttcttcctcctctcactgacttccaaccggagtcggaaagaggctcccctccgactctatttaaaggggagaccccttCTCCCTTTTTTCCATGAAGAAAATTGGAGCTAAACGACAAGGATCGTCGGAAATCACTCGCAAGAGACCGTCACCGTGCTCACCTCGATTCCTCACCACAGCGGTCACCGGAGCTCGAAGTAAGCCCaatttctcttcctttcttctcctccttcctttccGTGCTCATGTGCACGATCGTCGGTGACCGGAGTCGTCagattttgttgcgaaagaaaCCTCTGTTTTTAtcctcttttctttgattttttgggTATCGGTGGTTGCCGTCGGCCACCAATTTGGATCCCTCCGAGCCGCCCGTCGTCGCCCTTTTGTCACCGGCCAGTCTCGTGCCGATCGGCCGCCGGCCGGCTGACTAATTGAGGGGATTGTgaggtcccctatttcggcccaaaaggaagccgcgggaagaagaaggaaggaaaagaaaaagaaaaaaaaaagaaaagaaaaaaagaagaaaaaatagaaaaaaaaatatagactctctccctcttttcttctctctactttctctttctctctagtctctctttactttctctctctattttttctctctaggttatttctctctcctaagattttttagaattttgagaagaatgatgatgaatttaaatgatcttagtgatggatttttgatctgtgatcgccggacggtacaccggcacctactttgatcagatcagatattttttcagattttattttttatgattttattgaattatccatatgataatttcaatatgatttgatttgatcgatcggatttattgAATCCTATCGTCTGAAgagttcaagatgaatttttctttagaattttttctctctagaattttctctctctaaaattatttctctctcttgatcgatttatcaataaaattttttttttaatatttttgatctgatgaagaatcctgatctatgattgtcgggCAGCGTACTGGCActcatcttgatcagatcaaatatctttagattttatcacccatgattctattgaattatccatgtggTAATTTCAGCATgaattgattaatttatcttgatcaaatcaatcgaatttgttgaacTGTATTGTCTAATTAGTATAGATTTatcttcatgaatttctctctctagaattatatctctctagaagtttatttttttaaaatttatcaagaaaaaaaaattattttgatgagtttgaatgattctagtgaaagcatcctgatccgtggttgtcatgtagtatgccagcaccttaatcagaccatgaatccttagatttgatcatccat
This genomic window from Elaeis guineensis isolate ETL-2024a chromosome 13, EG11, whole genome shotgun sequence contains:
- the LOC105056690 gene encoding uncharacterized protein — protein: MRSHSFKNNKNMEMERPKLKDEPHLSGAYIRSLVKQLSSSKSKDPMNPKSPKKVHGDGLSQDLAKHSECHGEVQQHQPAPSPPSPPSQSQPPKKQVRRRLHTSRPYQERLLNMAEARREIVTALKFHRASMKQANEQRQRQQQQQQQQLLTPPSALQTSPPTLKEPHQELIDSKENARTYPPNYTFRDYLPSPSFSPFAYPSPLAWPYPSIPQLSIDNLNLPLPNQPLGLNLNIQGFSDIDTSFYSNHNKNLPVQLSSSPPPSSSHSYSYSSPPTVLGLKSPSVSNTSPYVSEVVSNPLSSILHPMMDDKEIAEIRSIGEQYDMEWNDTMNLVTSAWWSKFLKNMEEGPNKKMTGVDEDGFHVFDEVLDIPSWLNDGSMGDGKDNYLLQQQMDDYYHAEDYLKDITLPCLDIGEIEGWDAEWLS